Proteins from one Prinia subflava isolate CZ2003 ecotype Zambia chromosome 22, Cam_Psub_1.2, whole genome shotgun sequence genomic window:
- the SIDT2 gene encoding SID1 transmembrane family member 2 isoform X1 — MSGAGAAVLAWALLAGALLPVRPQPPPNRTVQEKEAQFNTTYIDWVDANLLNIYAFNHSVRRNRTEGVRVSVNVLSDHKDLPVLFVVRQKEAVVSFQVPLILRGLYQRKYAYQEVSRTLCQPQTKTEVETQYFYVDVSTLSRNTSYQLRVTRVENFVLRTNERFSFNATAAQPQYFKYEFPKDVDSVIVKVTSAMAFPCSVISIQDILCPVYDLDNNVAFIGMYQTMTKKAAITVQKKDFPSHSFYVVVVVKTEDEVCGGALPYYPLSKDDSPDEPVDQHNRQKTLEVMVSPAITSEAYVRSVLFCLGIFLSFYILTLLIACWESCRQHKRKGLLAAMDSPSMDTASLLGHSRSIPDSFLNHGPYDSYGYGSFGNGSSSSTEAVTDSLGSTEVSYSYVGQEQFKRRTPSAPTRPLSIAMGERSLENVAGRPRLDSLSSVEEDDYDTLADIDYDKNVIRTKQYLCVADLARKDKRVLRKKYQIYFWNIATIAVFYALPVIQLVITYQTVVNVTGNQDICYYNFLCAHPLGNLSAFNNILSNLGYVLLGLLFLLIILQREINYNRALLRNDAHALECGIPKHFGLFYAMGTALMMEGLLSACYHVCPNYTNFQFDTSFMYMIAGLCMLKLYQKRHPDINASAYSAYACLALVIFFSVVGVVFGKGNTAFWIVFSVIHIVATLLLSTQLYYMGRWKLDSGILRRILHVLYTDCVRQCSGPMYVDRMVLLVMGNIINWSLAAYGLIVRPNDFASYLLAIGICNLLLYFAFYIIMKLRSGERIKLIPLLCIISTSVVWGFALFFFFQGLSTWQKTPAESREHNRDCILLDFFDDHDIWHFLSSIAMFGSFLVLLTLDDDLDCVQRDKIYVF, encoded by the exons ATGTCGGGCGCCGGCGCGGCCGTGCTGGCCTGGGCGCTGCTGGCCGGGGCACTGCTGCCCGTGCGGCCCCAGCCCCCGCCGAACCGCACGGTGCAGGAGAAGGAAGCGCAGTTCAACACCACCTACATCGACTGGGTGGACGCCAACCTGCTCAACATCTACGCCTTCAACCACAGCGTCCGCAGGAATCGG ACCGAGGGCGTACGGGTGTCGGTCAATGTCCTCTCGGACCACAAGGACCTGCCCGTCCTCTTCGTGGTGAGGCAGAAGGAGGCGGTGGTCTCCTTCCAGGTGCCGCTCATCCTCCGGGGCCT GTACCAGCGGAAATACGCGTACCAGGAGGTGAGCCGCACGCTCTGCCAGCCGCAGACCAAGACCGAGGTGGAGACCCAGTACTTCTACGTGGATGTCTCCACGCTGTCCCGCAACACTTCCTACCAGCTGCGGGTCACCCGCGTGGAGAACTTTGTGCTGCG GACCAATGAAAGGTTCAGCTTCAATGCCACGGCCGCCCAGCCGCAG TACTTCAAGTACGAGTTCCCCAAGGACGTGGACTCGGTGATTGTGAAGGTGACCTCAGCCATGGCCTTCCCCTGCTCCGTCATCTCCATCCAGGACATCCTG tGCCCTGTCTACGACCTGGACAACAACGTGGCCTTCATCGGGATGTACCAGACCATGACGAAGAAGGCGGCAATCACAGTGCAG AAGAAGGATTTCCCCAGCCACAGCTTCtatgtggtggtggtggtgaagACAGAGGACGAGGTGTGCGGGGGCGCTCTGCCCTACTACCCCCTCTCCAAGGATGACTCTCCAG ATGAACCCGTGGATCAGCACAACCGGCAGAAGACGCTGGAGGTGATGGTGTCACCCGCCATAACCT ccgAGGCCTACGTGCGCAGTGTTCTCTTCTGCCTCGGCATCTTCCTCTCCTTCTACATCCTCACGCTGCTCATCgcctgctgggagagctgccg gcagcacaagaGGAAGGGGCTCCTGGCAGCGATGGATTCACCCAGCATGGACACAG CATCGCTCCTGG GTCACTCCCGCAGCATCCCCGACTCCTTCCTGAACCACGGCCCCTACGACAGCTACGGTTACGGCTCCTTCG GGAAcggctcctccagcagcaccgAGGCTGTCACAGACAGCCTGGGCTCCACAGAAGTCTCCTACAGTTACGTGG GGCAGGAGCAGTTCAAGCGGCGCACGCCCTCCGCCCCGACGAGGCCGCTGAGTATTGCCATGG GGGAGCGGTCCCTGGAGAACGTGGCCGGCCGGCCACGCCTGGACTCGCTCAGCTCTGTGGAGGAGGATGACTACGACACGCTGGCCGACATCGACTACGACAAGAACGTCATCCGCACCAAG CAATACCTGTGCGTGGCCGACCTGGCGCGCAAGGACAAGCGGGTGCTGCGGAAGAAGTACCAGATTTATTTCTG GAACATCGCCACCATTGCTGTGTTCTACGCCCTCCCTGTCATCCAGCTCGTCATCACCTACCAGACA GTGGTGAATGTCACTGGCAACCAGGACATCTGCTACTACAACTTCTTGTGTGCCCACCCGCTGGGGAACCTCAG CGCCTTCAACAACATCCTCAGCAACCTGGGCTACGTCCTGCTGGGTTTGCTCTTCCTGCTGATCATCCTGCAGCGCGAGATCAACTACAACCGCGCGCTCCTGCGCAACGACGCCCACGCCCTG GAGTGCGGCATCCCCAAGCACTTTGGGCTCTTCTACGCCATGGGCACTGCCCTCATGATGGAGGGGCTGCTCAGCGCCTGCTACCACGTCTGCCCCAACTACACCAACTTCCAGTTCG ACACCTCCTTCATGTACATGATCGCGGGGCTCTGCATGCTGAAGCTCTACCAGAAACGTCACCCGGACATCAACGCCAGCGCCTACAGCGCCTACGCCTGCCTGGCCCTCGTCATCTTCTTCTCCGTGGTGGGCGTG GTCTTTGGGAAGGGGAACACGGCCTTCTGGATCGTCTTCTCCGTCATCCACATCGTGGCCACGCTGCTGCTGAGCACCCAGCTGTACTACATGGGGCGCTGGAAGCTGG aCTCAGGCATCCTGCGGAGGATCCTGCACGTGCTGTACACGGACTGCGTGCGGCAGTGCAGCGGGCCCATGTACGTG GACCGGATGGTGCTCCTGGTCATGGGGAACATCATCAACTGGTCGCT CGCTGCCTACGGCCTCATTGTCCGTCCCAATGATTTCGCTTCCTACCTGCTGGCCATCGGCATCTGCAACCTCCTGCTCTACTTCGCCTTCTACATTATCATGAAG CTCCGCAGTGGCGAGCGCATCAAGCTCATCCCCCTGCTCTGCATCATCAGCACCTCCGTGGTCTGGGGCTTCgccctcttcttcttcttccaggGGCTCAGCACCTGGCAG AAAACACCAGCCGAATCCCGGGAGCACAACCGTGACTGCATCCTGCTCGACTTCTTTGACGACCACGACATCTggcatttcctctcctccatcGCCATGTTCGGCTCCTTCCTG GTGCTGCTGACGCTGGACGATGACCTGGACTGTGTCCAGCGGGACAAGATCTATGTGTTCTAG
- the SIDT2 gene encoding SID1 transmembrane family member 2 isoform X3, translating into MSGAGAAVLAWALLAGALLPVRPQPPPNRTVQEKEAQFNTTYIDWVDANLLNIYAFNHSVRRNRTEGVRVSVNVLSDHKDLPVLFVVRQKEAVVSFQVPLILRGLYQRKYAYQEVSRTLCQPQTKTEVETQYFYVDVSTLSRNTSYQLRVTRVENFVLRTNERFSFNATAAQPQYFKYEFPKDVDSVIVKVTSAMAFPCSVISIQDILCPVYDLDNNVAFIGMYQTMTKKAAITVQKKDFPSHSFYVVVVVKTEDEVCGGALPYYPLSKDDSPDEPVDQHNRQKTLEVMVSPAITSEAYVRSVLFCLGIFLSFYILTLLIACWESCRQHKRKGLLAAMDSPSMDTASLLGHSRSIPDSFLNHGPYDSYGYGSFGNGSSSSTEAVTDSLGSTEVSYSYVGERSLENVAGRPRLDSLSSVEEDDYDTLADIDYDKNVIRTKQYLCVADLARKDKRVLRKKYQIYFWNIATIAVFYALPVIQLVITYQTVVNVTGNQDICYYNFLCAHPLGNLSAFNNILSNLGYVLLGLLFLLIILQREINYNRALLRNDAHALECGIPKHFGLFYAMGTALMMEGLLSACYHVCPNYTNFQFDTSFMYMIAGLCMLKLYQKRHPDINASAYSAYACLALVIFFSVVGVVFGKGNTAFWIVFSVIHIVATLLLSTQLYYMGRWKLDSGILRRILHVLYTDCVRQCSGPMYVDRMVLLVMGNIINWSLAAYGLIVRPNDFASYLLAIGICNLLLYFAFYIIMKLRSGERIKLIPLLCIISTSVVWGFALFFFFQGLSTWQKTPAESREHNRDCILLDFFDDHDIWHFLSSIAMFGSFLVLLTLDDDLDCVQRDKIYVF; encoded by the exons ATGTCGGGCGCCGGCGCGGCCGTGCTGGCCTGGGCGCTGCTGGCCGGGGCACTGCTGCCCGTGCGGCCCCAGCCCCCGCCGAACCGCACGGTGCAGGAGAAGGAAGCGCAGTTCAACACCACCTACATCGACTGGGTGGACGCCAACCTGCTCAACATCTACGCCTTCAACCACAGCGTCCGCAGGAATCGG ACCGAGGGCGTACGGGTGTCGGTCAATGTCCTCTCGGACCACAAGGACCTGCCCGTCCTCTTCGTGGTGAGGCAGAAGGAGGCGGTGGTCTCCTTCCAGGTGCCGCTCATCCTCCGGGGCCT GTACCAGCGGAAATACGCGTACCAGGAGGTGAGCCGCACGCTCTGCCAGCCGCAGACCAAGACCGAGGTGGAGACCCAGTACTTCTACGTGGATGTCTCCACGCTGTCCCGCAACACTTCCTACCAGCTGCGGGTCACCCGCGTGGAGAACTTTGTGCTGCG GACCAATGAAAGGTTCAGCTTCAATGCCACGGCCGCCCAGCCGCAG TACTTCAAGTACGAGTTCCCCAAGGACGTGGACTCGGTGATTGTGAAGGTGACCTCAGCCATGGCCTTCCCCTGCTCCGTCATCTCCATCCAGGACATCCTG tGCCCTGTCTACGACCTGGACAACAACGTGGCCTTCATCGGGATGTACCAGACCATGACGAAGAAGGCGGCAATCACAGTGCAG AAGAAGGATTTCCCCAGCCACAGCTTCtatgtggtggtggtggtgaagACAGAGGACGAGGTGTGCGGGGGCGCTCTGCCCTACTACCCCCTCTCCAAGGATGACTCTCCAG ATGAACCCGTGGATCAGCACAACCGGCAGAAGACGCTGGAGGTGATGGTGTCACCCGCCATAACCT ccgAGGCCTACGTGCGCAGTGTTCTCTTCTGCCTCGGCATCTTCCTCTCCTTCTACATCCTCACGCTGCTCATCgcctgctgggagagctgccg gcagcacaagaGGAAGGGGCTCCTGGCAGCGATGGATTCACCCAGCATGGACACAG CATCGCTCCTGG GTCACTCCCGCAGCATCCCCGACTCCTTCCTGAACCACGGCCCCTACGACAGCTACGGTTACGGCTCCTTCG GGAAcggctcctccagcagcaccgAGGCTGTCACAGACAGCCTGGGCTCCACAGAAGTCTCCTACAGTTACGTGG GGGAGCGGTCCCTGGAGAACGTGGCCGGCCGGCCACGCCTGGACTCGCTCAGCTCTGTGGAGGAGGATGACTACGACACGCTGGCCGACATCGACTACGACAAGAACGTCATCCGCACCAAG CAATACCTGTGCGTGGCCGACCTGGCGCGCAAGGACAAGCGGGTGCTGCGGAAGAAGTACCAGATTTATTTCTG GAACATCGCCACCATTGCTGTGTTCTACGCCCTCCCTGTCATCCAGCTCGTCATCACCTACCAGACA GTGGTGAATGTCACTGGCAACCAGGACATCTGCTACTACAACTTCTTGTGTGCCCACCCGCTGGGGAACCTCAG CGCCTTCAACAACATCCTCAGCAACCTGGGCTACGTCCTGCTGGGTTTGCTCTTCCTGCTGATCATCCTGCAGCGCGAGATCAACTACAACCGCGCGCTCCTGCGCAACGACGCCCACGCCCTG GAGTGCGGCATCCCCAAGCACTTTGGGCTCTTCTACGCCATGGGCACTGCCCTCATGATGGAGGGGCTGCTCAGCGCCTGCTACCACGTCTGCCCCAACTACACCAACTTCCAGTTCG ACACCTCCTTCATGTACATGATCGCGGGGCTCTGCATGCTGAAGCTCTACCAGAAACGTCACCCGGACATCAACGCCAGCGCCTACAGCGCCTACGCCTGCCTGGCCCTCGTCATCTTCTTCTCCGTGGTGGGCGTG GTCTTTGGGAAGGGGAACACGGCCTTCTGGATCGTCTTCTCCGTCATCCACATCGTGGCCACGCTGCTGCTGAGCACCCAGCTGTACTACATGGGGCGCTGGAAGCTGG aCTCAGGCATCCTGCGGAGGATCCTGCACGTGCTGTACACGGACTGCGTGCGGCAGTGCAGCGGGCCCATGTACGTG GACCGGATGGTGCTCCTGGTCATGGGGAACATCATCAACTGGTCGCT CGCTGCCTACGGCCTCATTGTCCGTCCCAATGATTTCGCTTCCTACCTGCTGGCCATCGGCATCTGCAACCTCCTGCTCTACTTCGCCTTCTACATTATCATGAAG CTCCGCAGTGGCGAGCGCATCAAGCTCATCCCCCTGCTCTGCATCATCAGCACCTCCGTGGTCTGGGGCTTCgccctcttcttcttcttccaggGGCTCAGCACCTGGCAG AAAACACCAGCCGAATCCCGGGAGCACAACCGTGACTGCATCCTGCTCGACTTCTTTGACGACCACGACATCTggcatttcctctcctccatcGCCATGTTCGGCTCCTTCCTG GTGCTGCTGACGCTGGACGATGACCTGGACTGTGTCCAGCGGGACAAGATCTATGTGTTCTAG
- the SIDT2 gene encoding SID1 transmembrane family member 2 isoform X4, which produces MSGAGAAVLAWALLAGALLPVRPQPPPNRTVQEKEAQFNTTYIDWVDANLLNIYAFNHSVRRNRTEGVRVSVNVLSDHKDLPVLFVVRQKEAVVSFQVPLILRGLYQRKYAYQEVSRTLCQPQTKTEVETQYFYVDVSTLSRNTSYQLRVTRVENFVLRTNERFSFNATAAQPQYFKYEFPKDVDSVIVKVTSAMAFPCSVISIQDILCPVYDLDNNVAFIGMYQTMTKKAAITVQKKDFPSHSFYVVVVVKTEDEVCGGALPYYPLSKDDSPDEPVDQHNRQKTLEVMVSPAITSEAYVRSVLFCLGIFLSFYILTLLIACWESCRQHKRKGLLAAMDSPSMDTGHSRSIPDSFLNHGPYDSYGYGSFGNGSSSSTEAVTDSLGSTEVSYSYVGERSLENVAGRPRLDSLSSVEEDDYDTLADIDYDKNVIRTKQYLCVADLARKDKRVLRKKYQIYFWNIATIAVFYALPVIQLVITYQTVVNVTGNQDICYYNFLCAHPLGNLSAFNNILSNLGYVLLGLLFLLIILQREINYNRALLRNDAHALECGIPKHFGLFYAMGTALMMEGLLSACYHVCPNYTNFQFDTSFMYMIAGLCMLKLYQKRHPDINASAYSAYACLALVIFFSVVGVVFGKGNTAFWIVFSVIHIVATLLLSTQLYYMGRWKLDSGILRRILHVLYTDCVRQCSGPMYVDRMVLLVMGNIINWSLAAYGLIVRPNDFASYLLAIGICNLLLYFAFYIIMKLRSGERIKLIPLLCIISTSVVWGFALFFFFQGLSTWQKTPAESREHNRDCILLDFFDDHDIWHFLSSIAMFGSFLVLLTLDDDLDCVQRDKIYVF; this is translated from the exons ATGTCGGGCGCCGGCGCGGCCGTGCTGGCCTGGGCGCTGCTGGCCGGGGCACTGCTGCCCGTGCGGCCCCAGCCCCCGCCGAACCGCACGGTGCAGGAGAAGGAAGCGCAGTTCAACACCACCTACATCGACTGGGTGGACGCCAACCTGCTCAACATCTACGCCTTCAACCACAGCGTCCGCAGGAATCGG ACCGAGGGCGTACGGGTGTCGGTCAATGTCCTCTCGGACCACAAGGACCTGCCCGTCCTCTTCGTGGTGAGGCAGAAGGAGGCGGTGGTCTCCTTCCAGGTGCCGCTCATCCTCCGGGGCCT GTACCAGCGGAAATACGCGTACCAGGAGGTGAGCCGCACGCTCTGCCAGCCGCAGACCAAGACCGAGGTGGAGACCCAGTACTTCTACGTGGATGTCTCCACGCTGTCCCGCAACACTTCCTACCAGCTGCGGGTCACCCGCGTGGAGAACTTTGTGCTGCG GACCAATGAAAGGTTCAGCTTCAATGCCACGGCCGCCCAGCCGCAG TACTTCAAGTACGAGTTCCCCAAGGACGTGGACTCGGTGATTGTGAAGGTGACCTCAGCCATGGCCTTCCCCTGCTCCGTCATCTCCATCCAGGACATCCTG tGCCCTGTCTACGACCTGGACAACAACGTGGCCTTCATCGGGATGTACCAGACCATGACGAAGAAGGCGGCAATCACAGTGCAG AAGAAGGATTTCCCCAGCCACAGCTTCtatgtggtggtggtggtgaagACAGAGGACGAGGTGTGCGGGGGCGCTCTGCCCTACTACCCCCTCTCCAAGGATGACTCTCCAG ATGAACCCGTGGATCAGCACAACCGGCAGAAGACGCTGGAGGTGATGGTGTCACCCGCCATAACCT ccgAGGCCTACGTGCGCAGTGTTCTCTTCTGCCTCGGCATCTTCCTCTCCTTCTACATCCTCACGCTGCTCATCgcctgctgggagagctgccg gcagcacaagaGGAAGGGGCTCCTGGCAGCGATGGATTCACCCAGCATGGACACAG GTCACTCCCGCAGCATCCCCGACTCCTTCCTGAACCACGGCCCCTACGACAGCTACGGTTACGGCTCCTTCG GGAAcggctcctccagcagcaccgAGGCTGTCACAGACAGCCTGGGCTCCACAGAAGTCTCCTACAGTTACGTGG GGGAGCGGTCCCTGGAGAACGTGGCCGGCCGGCCACGCCTGGACTCGCTCAGCTCTGTGGAGGAGGATGACTACGACACGCTGGCCGACATCGACTACGACAAGAACGTCATCCGCACCAAG CAATACCTGTGCGTGGCCGACCTGGCGCGCAAGGACAAGCGGGTGCTGCGGAAGAAGTACCAGATTTATTTCTG GAACATCGCCACCATTGCTGTGTTCTACGCCCTCCCTGTCATCCAGCTCGTCATCACCTACCAGACA GTGGTGAATGTCACTGGCAACCAGGACATCTGCTACTACAACTTCTTGTGTGCCCACCCGCTGGGGAACCTCAG CGCCTTCAACAACATCCTCAGCAACCTGGGCTACGTCCTGCTGGGTTTGCTCTTCCTGCTGATCATCCTGCAGCGCGAGATCAACTACAACCGCGCGCTCCTGCGCAACGACGCCCACGCCCTG GAGTGCGGCATCCCCAAGCACTTTGGGCTCTTCTACGCCATGGGCACTGCCCTCATGATGGAGGGGCTGCTCAGCGCCTGCTACCACGTCTGCCCCAACTACACCAACTTCCAGTTCG ACACCTCCTTCATGTACATGATCGCGGGGCTCTGCATGCTGAAGCTCTACCAGAAACGTCACCCGGACATCAACGCCAGCGCCTACAGCGCCTACGCCTGCCTGGCCCTCGTCATCTTCTTCTCCGTGGTGGGCGTG GTCTTTGGGAAGGGGAACACGGCCTTCTGGATCGTCTTCTCCGTCATCCACATCGTGGCCACGCTGCTGCTGAGCACCCAGCTGTACTACATGGGGCGCTGGAAGCTGG aCTCAGGCATCCTGCGGAGGATCCTGCACGTGCTGTACACGGACTGCGTGCGGCAGTGCAGCGGGCCCATGTACGTG GACCGGATGGTGCTCCTGGTCATGGGGAACATCATCAACTGGTCGCT CGCTGCCTACGGCCTCATTGTCCGTCCCAATGATTTCGCTTCCTACCTGCTGGCCATCGGCATCTGCAACCTCCTGCTCTACTTCGCCTTCTACATTATCATGAAG CTCCGCAGTGGCGAGCGCATCAAGCTCATCCCCCTGCTCTGCATCATCAGCACCTCCGTGGTCTGGGGCTTCgccctcttcttcttcttccaggGGCTCAGCACCTGGCAG AAAACACCAGCCGAATCCCGGGAGCACAACCGTGACTGCATCCTGCTCGACTTCTTTGACGACCACGACATCTggcatttcctctcctccatcGCCATGTTCGGCTCCTTCCTG GTGCTGCTGACGCTGGACGATGACCTGGACTGTGTCCAGCGGGACAAGATCTATGTGTTCTAG
- the SIDT2 gene encoding SID1 transmembrane family member 2 isoform X2 — protein sequence MSGAGAAVLAWALLAGALLPVRPQPPPNRTVQEKEAQFNTTYIDWVDANLLNIYAFNHSVRRNRTEGVRVSVNVLSDHKDLPVLFVVRQKEAVVSFQVPLILRGLYQRKYAYQEVSRTLCQPQTKTEVETQYFYVDVSTLSRNTSYQLRVTRVENFVLRTNERFSFNATAAQPQYFKYEFPKDVDSVIVKVTSAMAFPCSVISIQDILCPVYDLDNNVAFIGMYQTMTKKAAITVQKKDFPSHSFYVVVVVKTEDEVCGGALPYYPLSKDDSPDEPVDQHNRQKTLEVMVSPAITSEAYVRSVLFCLGIFLSFYILTLLIACWESCRQHKRKGLLAAMDSPSMDTGHSRSIPDSFLNHGPYDSYGYGSFGNGSSSSTEAVTDSLGSTEVSYSYVGQEQFKRRTPSAPTRPLSIAMGERSLENVAGRPRLDSLSSVEEDDYDTLADIDYDKNVIRTKQYLCVADLARKDKRVLRKKYQIYFWNIATIAVFYALPVIQLVITYQTVVNVTGNQDICYYNFLCAHPLGNLSAFNNILSNLGYVLLGLLFLLIILQREINYNRALLRNDAHALECGIPKHFGLFYAMGTALMMEGLLSACYHVCPNYTNFQFDTSFMYMIAGLCMLKLYQKRHPDINASAYSAYACLALVIFFSVVGVVFGKGNTAFWIVFSVIHIVATLLLSTQLYYMGRWKLDSGILRRILHVLYTDCVRQCSGPMYVDRMVLLVMGNIINWSLAAYGLIVRPNDFASYLLAIGICNLLLYFAFYIIMKLRSGERIKLIPLLCIISTSVVWGFALFFFFQGLSTWQKTPAESREHNRDCILLDFFDDHDIWHFLSSIAMFGSFLVLLTLDDDLDCVQRDKIYVF from the exons ATGTCGGGCGCCGGCGCGGCCGTGCTGGCCTGGGCGCTGCTGGCCGGGGCACTGCTGCCCGTGCGGCCCCAGCCCCCGCCGAACCGCACGGTGCAGGAGAAGGAAGCGCAGTTCAACACCACCTACATCGACTGGGTGGACGCCAACCTGCTCAACATCTACGCCTTCAACCACAGCGTCCGCAGGAATCGG ACCGAGGGCGTACGGGTGTCGGTCAATGTCCTCTCGGACCACAAGGACCTGCCCGTCCTCTTCGTGGTGAGGCAGAAGGAGGCGGTGGTCTCCTTCCAGGTGCCGCTCATCCTCCGGGGCCT GTACCAGCGGAAATACGCGTACCAGGAGGTGAGCCGCACGCTCTGCCAGCCGCAGACCAAGACCGAGGTGGAGACCCAGTACTTCTACGTGGATGTCTCCACGCTGTCCCGCAACACTTCCTACCAGCTGCGGGTCACCCGCGTGGAGAACTTTGTGCTGCG GACCAATGAAAGGTTCAGCTTCAATGCCACGGCCGCCCAGCCGCAG TACTTCAAGTACGAGTTCCCCAAGGACGTGGACTCGGTGATTGTGAAGGTGACCTCAGCCATGGCCTTCCCCTGCTCCGTCATCTCCATCCAGGACATCCTG tGCCCTGTCTACGACCTGGACAACAACGTGGCCTTCATCGGGATGTACCAGACCATGACGAAGAAGGCGGCAATCACAGTGCAG AAGAAGGATTTCCCCAGCCACAGCTTCtatgtggtggtggtggtgaagACAGAGGACGAGGTGTGCGGGGGCGCTCTGCCCTACTACCCCCTCTCCAAGGATGACTCTCCAG ATGAACCCGTGGATCAGCACAACCGGCAGAAGACGCTGGAGGTGATGGTGTCACCCGCCATAACCT ccgAGGCCTACGTGCGCAGTGTTCTCTTCTGCCTCGGCATCTTCCTCTCCTTCTACATCCTCACGCTGCTCATCgcctgctgggagagctgccg gcagcacaagaGGAAGGGGCTCCTGGCAGCGATGGATTCACCCAGCATGGACACAG GTCACTCCCGCAGCATCCCCGACTCCTTCCTGAACCACGGCCCCTACGACAGCTACGGTTACGGCTCCTTCG GGAAcggctcctccagcagcaccgAGGCTGTCACAGACAGCCTGGGCTCCACAGAAGTCTCCTACAGTTACGTGG GGCAGGAGCAGTTCAAGCGGCGCACGCCCTCCGCCCCGACGAGGCCGCTGAGTATTGCCATGG GGGAGCGGTCCCTGGAGAACGTGGCCGGCCGGCCACGCCTGGACTCGCTCAGCTCTGTGGAGGAGGATGACTACGACACGCTGGCCGACATCGACTACGACAAGAACGTCATCCGCACCAAG CAATACCTGTGCGTGGCCGACCTGGCGCGCAAGGACAAGCGGGTGCTGCGGAAGAAGTACCAGATTTATTTCTG GAACATCGCCACCATTGCTGTGTTCTACGCCCTCCCTGTCATCCAGCTCGTCATCACCTACCAGACA GTGGTGAATGTCACTGGCAACCAGGACATCTGCTACTACAACTTCTTGTGTGCCCACCCGCTGGGGAACCTCAG CGCCTTCAACAACATCCTCAGCAACCTGGGCTACGTCCTGCTGGGTTTGCTCTTCCTGCTGATCATCCTGCAGCGCGAGATCAACTACAACCGCGCGCTCCTGCGCAACGACGCCCACGCCCTG GAGTGCGGCATCCCCAAGCACTTTGGGCTCTTCTACGCCATGGGCACTGCCCTCATGATGGAGGGGCTGCTCAGCGCCTGCTACCACGTCTGCCCCAACTACACCAACTTCCAGTTCG ACACCTCCTTCATGTACATGATCGCGGGGCTCTGCATGCTGAAGCTCTACCAGAAACGTCACCCGGACATCAACGCCAGCGCCTACAGCGCCTACGCCTGCCTGGCCCTCGTCATCTTCTTCTCCGTGGTGGGCGTG GTCTTTGGGAAGGGGAACACGGCCTTCTGGATCGTCTTCTCCGTCATCCACATCGTGGCCACGCTGCTGCTGAGCACCCAGCTGTACTACATGGGGCGCTGGAAGCTGG aCTCAGGCATCCTGCGGAGGATCCTGCACGTGCTGTACACGGACTGCGTGCGGCAGTGCAGCGGGCCCATGTACGTG GACCGGATGGTGCTCCTGGTCATGGGGAACATCATCAACTGGTCGCT CGCTGCCTACGGCCTCATTGTCCGTCCCAATGATTTCGCTTCCTACCTGCTGGCCATCGGCATCTGCAACCTCCTGCTCTACTTCGCCTTCTACATTATCATGAAG CTCCGCAGTGGCGAGCGCATCAAGCTCATCCCCCTGCTCTGCATCATCAGCACCTCCGTGGTCTGGGGCTTCgccctcttcttcttcttccaggGGCTCAGCACCTGGCAG AAAACACCAGCCGAATCCCGGGAGCACAACCGTGACTGCATCCTGCTCGACTTCTTTGACGACCACGACATCTggcatttcctctcctccatcGCCATGTTCGGCTCCTTCCTG GTGCTGCTGACGCTGGACGATGACCTGGACTGTGTCCAGCGGGACAAGATCTATGTGTTCTAG